The genomic segment TGCCCCCGGTCGGGTAATCCGCAGCGCTGAACGCAGAGAGGAAGCCAGGATTCGCCCACAGGGAAGTGGGCGAAAGGCACGGCCGCGCAGGACGCGCGTCTGTGCCGGTCCGACAGGCTGACGAACGAAGTGAGGGCACCGCGTGAGCGGCGCGAGGACCCGCCCGACCGGGGGCACAACCCGCCAGCGTTAACTCCAGCCTTTGTAAACGACCAACCCGCCAGCGTTAACTCCAGCCTTTGTAAACGACCAACCCGCCAGCGCTAACTCCAGCCTTTGCAAACGACCAACCCGCCAGTGCTAACTCCAGCCTTTGCAAACGACTGTCTGTACCGGTCCGGCAGCAATCCCCCCTGAGCAAAACGCAAAACCATCACCTATAGTCAGTGACCCAGCCCCAACCCCGGATCCTACTATGCTGCTGCGCCTTACCCTGCTGCTGACCCTCGGCGGCCTTCCCTTTTTCACCTCCGCCCACAACCTGATCCCCGGCCAGCCGTTGCCGCCGATTGGCGTCACCGATCGCGGGGAGTTGGTGATAGCGCAGGATAAAATACACTACCAACGCTGGAACAGCGCCCGGCTGACCGGCAGGACGGGCATCGTGCTGCATATGGCAGGACGCCTGGCAGCGAAAGAGAGCAATGCCGCGCTGATTCAGGCGATCGAAAACGCCCACTTCCCTGCGGCCACGGTCCAGATCACTACCATCGTCAATACCGACGACGCCATCCCCGGCAGCGCCATGTTTGTCCGGCAGAGCCTCGAAAGCAGCAAAAAGGAAACACCCGGTGCACAGTTTGTGGTGGATGAAAAGGGCGCAGTCAGGCAGGCCTGGCAGCTGGCAGCAGGAGGATCGGCGGCGGTGGTGCTGGATAAACAGGGCCGGGTCAGATTTGCCAAAGACGGGGCCTTAACCGATGAAGAGGTCCGGCAGGTTATCGCCTTAGTGCAGCAGCTGGAGGTTTAAATCGCTGCGTGAAAATGACCAAAAATCTGTACAGGTAATCTGTTTTTTGTAAAAGTTTGTCGCATCCTCCGATACTCAGAGAAATTTCTGGATATTGCACTAGGCTTTGCAAATAAAGCCATGTAATTGTCAGGGGTTGCCTGAAACGATGAACAACCATGAAGATGAACTGCTGAGGCTGCGTGAAGCCCTGCAGAGTCGCCTGGACCAGCTGCTGCCCGCTGGAGAACAGCAGGATCTGGTCTTTACCGCCATGCGTGAAGGAACGCTGGCGGCGGGCAAGCGCGTTCGCCCCCTGCTGCTGATCCTGGCCGCCCGCGATCTGGGCTGCGCGGTGGATCAGCCCGGCCTGCTCGACCTCGCCTGCGCGGTTGAGATGGTACATGCCGCATCCCTGATGCTGGATGATATCCCCTGTATGGACAATGCGTTACTGCGTCGCGGGCGGCCCACTATCCACGCTCAGTACGGCGAGAACGTTGCCATCCTCGCCGCCGTTGCGCTGCTGAGCCGTGCTTTTGGCGTGGTGGTTGAGGCACCGTCGTTATCCCCCGCCTGCAAAACCCAGGCCGTCGCGGAACTGTCGCTGGCGGTCGGATCGCAGGGGCTGGTGCAGGGCCAGTATCTTGACCTCAGCGAAGGGGGCCGGGCGAGAAGCAGCGAAGCGATTCTGCTGACCAACGAGCTTAAAACCAGCCGTTTATTTGATGCCTCATTGCAGATGGCGGCCATTGTTGCCGGATCCTCGCCGCAAACGCGGCAGCGCCTGCGCTGTTTTGCCCAGGATCTGGGGCAGGCCTTTCAGCTGATGGACGATCTCTCCGACGGGTTGAGCAATACCGGTAAAGATGCAAATCAGGACAGCGGAAAATCAACACTGGTCGCGTTGCTGGGGGCCGAAGCGGTTCACCGGAAGCTGCGTGAGCATTTGCGCAGTGCGGATGAGCATATCGCCAGCGCCTGCCAGCGTGGCCTCTCCACCCGGCATTTTATGCATGCCTGGTTTGACAAGCAGATGGCTCAGTTTGGCAATAACAGCACGCAGCCGGGGTGCTAATGAGCGATCTTATCCAACGAAAAAGCGATCATCTCGATATCGTCCTGAACGGATCGCGCAGCGTGAAAACCCGGACAACCGGCTTTGAACGGTGGCATTTTGAGCACTGTGCGCTACCGGAGCTGAGCCTCGATCGCATCGATCTTCGTACAACGCTATTGGGTAAAACGCTGCAGGCACCGCTGTTGATCGGCTCGATGACCGGCGGCACCCGGCGGGCGAAAAGCATTAACCGGCACCTTGCAGAGGCCGCTCAGTCGCTGGGGCTGGCGATGGGCGTCGGCTCTCAGCGCGTGGCGCTGGAAAGCGAACAGGACTGGGGGCTGACGCGGGAACTGCGTCAGCTTGCACCCGACATTCCGCTACTGGCGAACCTGGGTGCGGCGCAAATCGCCGGGAAAAACGGCGCGGAGTATGCGCGGCGGGCGGTAGAGATGATTGAAGCAGACGCACTGATCGTCCATCTCAACCCCCTGCAGGAAGCCCTGCAGCACGGCGGCGATCGCGACTGGCGGGGCGTGCTGGCGGCGATTGCCCATACGGTGGAAGCGCTGCCGGTGCCGGTGGTGATCAAAGAGGTCGGTGCGGGGCTGTCCGTGCCGGTGGCACGCCAGCTGGTTGACGTGGGCGTGGCGATGCTGGATATCGCTGGCGCAGGCGGCACCAGCTGGGCGGCCGTGGAAGGGGAGCGTGCCGTATCGCCGCAGGCCCGGGCGGTGGCGATGGCCTTCTCCGACTGGGGGATCCCCACTGCGCAGGCGCTTACGCAGCTGCATCAGGCGCTGCCGCAGGTGCCGCTGATTGCGTCCGGCGGCATTATGGATGGCATCGACGTGGCGAAAGCGCTGCGGTTAGGGGCTGATGTCGCCGGCCAGGCGGCGGGCGTGCTGGGCTGTGCGACGGTCTCCAGCGAGGCGGTGGTCGACCATTTTCAGGTCATCATTGAACAGCTGCGCGTGGCCTGCTTCTGCACCGGCAGCGGCAGCCTGCGCGATCTCCGCCAGGCGAAACTGGTGCCCGTTGAATGAGTGCAGCTCGCTGGGATGTGATACTGGTCGGCGGCGGGCTGGCGAATGGCCTGATTGCCTGGCGGTTACGGCAGCTGCAGCCGCGGCTGCGCGTGCTGGTGCTGGAGTCGGATGCCGAGCCGGGCGGCAATCATACCTGGTCTTTCCATCAGCGCGATCTGCTGCCCGGGCAGCATCGCTGGATAGCGCCGCTGGTGGCGCACCGCTGGGCGGGCTACGACGTGCGTTTCCCGGCGATGAATCGCACCCTCGCGGGCGAATATATCAGTGTGACCTCCGAACGTTTTGCCACTGTTATCCGTCAGGTGCTGGGCGATAGCCTGTTGACCGGCACCCGCGCCCTGAGCCTGACGCCGGACACGGTGACGCTCAGTGATGGGCAAACGCTGAATGCGGCGGCGGTCATTGACGGACGCGGCTACCGGCCCAGTCCCCATCTGATCGTTGGCTGCCAGGCTTTTTTAGGGCAGGAATGGAGCCTGAGCCAGCCGCACGGCCTGACGCGCCCCATCCTGATGGACGCCACCGTCGACCAGTCGGCGGGCTACCGTTTTGTTTACACCCTGCCGCTTTCCGACCATCGGCTGCTGATCGAAGATACGCACTATATCGATCGCGCCACCCTCAGCGAAGAGCGCGCACGGCAGCATATCCGTCAGTACGCCGAACGGCAGGGCTGGCACCTGGATCGGCTGGAGCGGGAAGAGCGGGGCAATCTGCCGATTGCGCTGGCAG from the Erwinia sp. SLM-02 genome contains:
- a CDS encoding YtfJ family protein — encoded protein: MLLRLTLLLTLGGLPFFTSAHNLIPGQPLPPIGVTDRGELVIAQDKIHYQRWNSARLTGRTGIVLHMAGRLAAKESNAALIQAIENAHFPAATVQITTIVNTDDAIPGSAMFVRQSLESSKKETPGAQFVVDEKGAVRQAWQLAAGGSAAVVLDKQGRVRFAKDGALTDEEVRQVIALVQQLEV
- a CDS encoding polyprenyl synthetase family protein; its protein translation is MNNHEDELLRLREALQSRLDQLLPAGEQQDLVFTAMREGTLAAGKRVRPLLLILAARDLGCAVDQPGLLDLACAVEMVHAASLMLDDIPCMDNALLRRGRPTIHAQYGENVAILAAVALLSRAFGVVVEAPSLSPACKTQAVAELSLAVGSQGLVQGQYLDLSEGGRARSSEAILLTNELKTSRLFDASLQMAAIVAGSSPQTRQRLRCFAQDLGQAFQLMDDLSDGLSNTGKDANQDSGKSTLVALLGAEAVHRKLREHLRSADEHIASACQRGLSTRHFMHAWFDKQMAQFGNNSTQPGC
- the fni gene encoding type 2 isopentenyl-diphosphate Delta-isomerase, which codes for MSDLIQRKSDHLDIVLNGSRSVKTRTTGFERWHFEHCALPELSLDRIDLRTTLLGKTLQAPLLIGSMTGGTRRAKSINRHLAEAAQSLGLAMGVGSQRVALESEQDWGLTRELRQLAPDIPLLANLGAAQIAGKNGAEYARRAVEMIEADALIVHLNPLQEALQHGGDRDWRGVLAAIAHTVEALPVPVVIKEVGAGLSVPVARQLVDVGVAMLDIAGAGGTSWAAVEGERAVSPQARAVAMAFSDWGIPTAQALTQLHQALPQVPLIASGGIMDGIDVAKALRLGADVAGQAAGVLGCATVSSEAVVDHFQVIIEQLRVACFCTGSGSLRDLRQAKLVPVE
- the crtY gene encoding lycopene beta-cyclase CrtY, whose product is MSAARWDVILVGGGLANGLIAWRLRQLQPRLRVLVLESDAEPGGNHTWSFHQRDLLPGQHRWIAPLVAHRWAGYDVRFPAMNRTLAGEYISVTSERFATVIRQVLGDSLLTGTRALSLTPDTVTLSDGQTLNAAAVIDGRGYRPSPHLIVGCQAFLGQEWSLSQPHGLTRPILMDATVDQSAGYRFVYTLPLSDHRLLIEDTHYIDRATLSEERARQHIRQYAERQGWHLDRLEREERGNLPIALAGNARAFWQAQAGQPCSGLRAGLFHATTGYSLPQAVALADLIAAQPVLDAATLFSLIEGYALAQWRRQGFFRLLNRMLFLAGRPDGRWRVMQRFYQLNHGLIARFYAGQLTLQDRVRILAGKPPVPVGEALRAALKYTPRLRAFHDE